One Cryptomeria japonica chromosome 9, Sugi_1.0, whole genome shotgun sequence genomic window carries:
- the LOC131051150 gene encoding histone H2AX, translated as MSSSGAKGGRGKAKSTKSVSRSQKAGLQFPVGRIARFLKAGKYAERVGAGAPVYLAAVLEYLAAEVLELAGNAARDNKKNRIVPRHIQLAVRNDEELSKLLGTVTIANGGVLPNIHQVLLPKKAGKDKGDVGSSSQEF; from the exons ATGAGTTCTTCAGGTGCAAAGGGCGGCCGTGGAAAAGCCAAGTCGACGAAATCCGTTTCGAGGTCTCAGAAGGCAGGGCTTCAGTTTCCTGTTGGAAGAATCGCAAGGTTTCTTAAGGCAGGGAAATATGCAGAACGTGTGGGGGCGGGCGCACCTGTTTATCTTGCTGCTGTTCTTGAGTATCTCGCAGCCGAG GTCCTGGAGCTTGCTGGAAATGCTGCCCGAGACAATAAAAAGAATCGTATTGTACCCAGGCATATTCAGCTAGCAGTGAGGAATGATGAAGAGTTGAGTAAACTGCTTGGTACTGTAACAATTGCAAATGGAGGAGTTTTGCCCAACATCCACCAAgttctcttgcctaagaaggctggAAAGGATAAGGGAGATGTTGGATCTTCTTCTCAAGAGTTTTGA
- the LOC131051149 gene encoding pentatricopeptide repeat-containing protein DOT4, chloroplastic produces MYSAKGFVLTLWLCQKSVKQTMAMLKPLNPSQKKKQVDITFFIYTRATGTVREFETKVTNANENKFYKQTNPSHKLHKIMDSSGYISLFQDCIAKKSFPEIKLTHAHLKQTGFISDAHLQHTLINAYVKFRKMEDAFQVFDEMPNRMVRSWNIMIAAYARQGFAEKALALFRLMQDARFRPDQHTFSTILVACAKLRDLEEGMKIHDEVVEGGFLSDVFVANGLIDMYAKCGTLEAARHVFNQMPTRDVVSWTSMITGYAHNRWGEEALELFRQMKTSGTKPNLKTFASILPVCANLAALEQGVEIHEEIIKSGLQCDVFVESSLVDMYAKCGNIEKARDLFDKMHRQDTVSWTVIIGGCAQNKMEEDAMKLFRQMKLVGVKPIGKTFTNVLPACANLAVLEQGMAIHNDIIRSGFENDIFVANAVIDMYAKCGSIGQARDVFDKMHQKNVSSWTAMIAGYGMHGFGKDALHLFELMEYSGMHADSVTLVCVLAACCHSGLVEEGQRYFDCMIKIYNIEPGMTHYSCMVDLLGRAGRVDEAKQLIDTMPITPDANVWKCLLSACRTHNHIKLGECAAQQLFVLDSNNSAPYVLLVNMYAAVGRWSDIAKIRKMMRDRGVKKTPGCSWIEVNKRVHTFLVGDKSHPQTEQIYAKLEKLACEMKSAGYVPNTCFVLNDGQQPEDSLWPE; encoded by the exons ATGTACTCAGCAAAAGGGTTTGTTTTAACCTTGTGGCTATGTCAAAAATCGGTGAAACAAACAATGGCTAtgttaaaacccttaaacccttcaCAGAAAAAGAAGCAGGTGGACATCACTTTTTTCATTTATACAAGAGCCACGGGCACAGTCCGTGAGTTTGAAACGAAGGTAACCAATGCCAACGAAAATAAGTTTTATAAACAGACAAATCCATCGCATAAATTACATAAAATTATGGATTCTTCTGGCTACATATCCCTCTTCCAGGATTGCATTGCGAAGAAATCTTTCCCAGAGATAAAATTAACCCATGCCCACTTAAAACAAACAGGTTTTATCTCTGATGCACATTTACAGCATACACTAATCAATGCTTACGTTAAGTTCAGAAAAATGGAGGATGCATTTCAAGTGTTTGACGAAATGCCCAACCGAATGGTGCGCTCTTGGAACATCATGATTGCAGCTTATGCAAGGCAGGGGTTTGCGGAGAAAGCTTTGGCGCTCTTTCGTCTGATGCAAGATGCACGGTTCAGGCCAGATCAGCATACTTTTTCCACCATTCTTGTGGCTTGTGCGAAATTGAGAGACCTTGAGGAGGGTATGAAGATACATGATGAGGTAGTAGAAGGTGGCTTTTTGTCTGATGTTTTTGTGGCCAATGGACTTattgatatgtatgcaaaatgcggCACTTTGGAGGCTGCACGCCATGTGTTTAACCAAATGCCTACACGAGATGTGGTGTCCTGGACGAGCATGATTACGGGTTATGCACATAATAGGTGGGGTGAGGAAGCTCTGGAGCTTTTCCGGCAGATGAAGACGTCAG GTACGAAGCCAAATTTGAAAACCTTTGCTAGCATCTTGCCAGTGTGTGCCAACTTGGCAGCTCTGGAACAAGGAGTGGAGATCCATGAAGAGATAATAAAAAGTGGACTTCAATGTGACGTATTTGTGGAGAGCTCCcttgtagacatgtatgcaaaatgtgggaaCATAGAGAAAGCACGAGATCTTTTTGACAAAATGCATAGGCAAGATACTGTCTCCTGGACAGTGATAATAGGAGGGTGTGCACAGAACAAAATGGAAGAGGATGCTATGAAACTTTTTCGACAGATGAAGCTTGTGGGAGTGAAGCCTATTGGAAAGACCTTCACCAATGTTCTTCCAGCGTGTGCTAATTTGGCAGTTCTAGAACAGGGTATGGCAATTCATAACGATATAATTAGGAGTGGGTTCGAGAATGATATCTTTGTTGCAAATGCTgtcatagacatgtatgcaaaatgcggGAGCATAGGACAGGCACGTGATGTTTTTGATAAAATGCACCAGAAAAATGTTTCTTCTTGGACAGCAATGATAGCAGGTTATGGAATGCATGGCTTTGGCAAGGATGCTCTTCATCTCTTTGAACTAATGGAATATTCAGGCATGCACGCAGACAGTGTTACCTTAGTCTGTGTTTTGGCTGCATGCTGCCATTCTGGTCTAGTAGAGGAAGGTCAACGATACTTTGATTGCATGATTAAAATTTATAACATAGAACCTGGAATGACACACTACAGCTGCATGGTTGATCTTCTTGGTCGTGCTGGACGAGTAGATGAAGCAAAACAATTAATTGATACAATGCCAATAACCCCTGATGCTAATGTGTGGAAGTGTTTGCTTAGTGCATGTAGAACCCATAACCATATTAAGCTAGGAGAATGTGCTGCACAACAGCTTTTTGTGTTGGATTCTAATAATTCTGCACCATATGTGCTTCTTGTGAACATGTATGCTGCAGTTGGAAGGTGGAGTGACATTGCAAAGATCAGGAAAATGATGAGAGATAGAGGTGTGAAAAAGACACCTGGGTGCAGTTGGATTGAAGTAAATAAACGAGTACACACTTTTTTGGTTGGAGACAAGTCACACCCACAAACAGAGCAAATATATGCGAAACTGGAAAAATTGGCTTGTGAGATGAAATCTGCAGGGTATGTTCCCAATACATG